Below is a genomic region from Vibrio pomeroyi.
CTCAGCACTTAATAGCCTCATCTCAGAAGTAGTGAACGGGATAAGCTTGTTTTGGTCGACCTCAAGCAGTTGGCTTAACTCCACCCCACGATCTTTGAGACCTTGTTTAAATCCTTCATAACGTTTTTTAGCCCTGTCGGATGAGGCAAAATGCCCTGTAACCATTCCTATTTTTGTATGGCCATACTCCAAAATTTTCTGCGCAACATCCTTACCTGCCTGGTAATTATCAACGAACACACAAGGTTCATTTTCAACAGATTGGTTATGAAGCAAACAGTAAGGGAACTTAAAACTTCGCAGTAATTCGAGTGCAGCATTATCAGTCACATCGGCTATCGTTAGGATCACGCCTTCTACTCTTTGACGAATAAGATCAATGGCAGCTTGTTGTTCTTGTTCACTGTCATATTGGGTATCCACCACTAAAGTCGAGTAGCCAAAATGCCTTGCTCGCTGTTGAATACCTGCAACAACTTCTGAGAATACGGGGTTCAGCAGGCTCGGAATCAGCACGCCAATCGTTGGGTTTTTGTTGAGTTCAATGGCTTGTGACTTTCTATCAATGCGATAGCCTGTCGTATCGATGACACGCTCGATTTTTTGAGCTGTAGCGGAAGCCACAGATTCTGGTGTGTTAACGAATCGAGAGACTGTCGCAGGGGAAACTCCCGCTAGAACTGCCACATCCTTGATATTCACTCGTTATCCCTATCCATCCCGTTAATTGATGAAGGCAAGACTAGATGACTGGTGTGACAGTTTTATTAATGAAATCAGGCGATATCTACGCTTTTATCGAACGTTAAGAGCACATTCAAAGCAGATACCGCCACTTTATTTCATGAAACAAATTTGTTTCATTGAATTACGCGGATTTTTAAATGATTGGTTTGAACAGAAAAAAGTTATTCGCAAGAGAAGTAAATCGGTAAAATCAACCTAAGATGACACGAAACGAAACATTTGAGGCTGCATTGACTCTATCTGAATCGTATTTCGTACAGTGATAAAGAGCATCATTTAAAATGATAAAAAAGGCCTCACAGTGTGAGTAATGCCGATCAGTTAAGAAATTTGTGAGATCATTTGACCGATCCTCAAAAGGCTTCAGAATCCGATATTAGGAAACTAATATCGGATTTTTTTATGTCTTTAGAAAGCCAACTTGCCAATACTTTTCAGTCATGTAATACCTTTCACCACTTTGAAAAATACTCTGAAATTCTTAGTCCAGAGCTTATCCAGCAGGGTTTTGAGCAAGCTGGCGTCGCAACCGTTAGAAGAAGACGGTTACCTTTGGAGGCTGTACTTTGGTCCGTTGTTGGAATGAGTCTCTTTCGTCAACAATCTGTTTGGGATATCGCTAACCAACTCGATTTTGTTCTGCCAGACAAACAGCGCTTTGTTGCCCCAAGTGCTGTTGTTCAAGCGAGACAGAGATTAG
It encodes:
- a CDS encoding substrate-binding domain-containing protein; amino-acid sequence: MNIKDVAVLAGVSPATVSRFVNTPESVASATAQKIERVIDTTGYRIDRKSQAIELNKNPTIGVLIPSLLNPVFSEVVAGIQQRARHFGYSTLVVDTQYDSEQEQQAAIDLIRQRVEGVILTIADVTDNAALELLRSFKFPYCLLHNQSVENEPCVFVDNYQAGKDVAQKILEYGHTKIGMVTGHFASSDRAKKRYEGFKQGLKDRGVELSQLLEVDQNKLIPFTTSEMRLLSAECSPTVWFCSNDLLALKTMNALKSTGRRIPQDVSVVGFDGMGLGQLVSPNLSTVAVPHFDMGKMAVDILFNAKTGSIKRREFALKYELQMKGSLGAVPVITQFN